In one Arachis duranensis cultivar V14167 chromosome 9, aradu.V14167.gnm2.J7QH, whole genome shotgun sequence genomic region, the following are encoded:
- the LOC107465359 gene encoding disease resistance-like protein DSC2, whose product MECKKEFGRLVIPVFYIVDPSHVGYQLGSYNEAFKKHLQNNKKAEVQKWREALTAVANLEGLDSRSYRDEIEFIQNIVKDIFQKLINHYPPNDSKSLVGISENLEKVESLLSESVKVRMIGICGIGGIGKTTLARLIFEKYSYTFEGFYFLENVRERSRNYGLTELRRRLYLELLQEKFWQNNTGKSTFVEDRVSKQKNFIVLDDVSSLQQLDYLVQKLQWCGAGSKLIITARDKNMLVPTVETIYEMKILDSHKSFKLFSLNAFNEDYPQIGYEELSWKAVGCCKGIPLALIALGSFLHSKSKTEWHSALQKLEKTLDPEIQNILRLTIGMRSLLDRALIAISHNCVRMHDLIQELGWDIVCQQSSENPENRSHLWDSNDIRDVLGNNKLPVGLKPFPSKLRYLEWDAYPLPSLPLNFCPKKLVTLCIRNSKLKRLWDGVQNLVNLEEVDLTDSKKLVELPDFSMADNLKSVHLSSCRSLRHVHPSLLSLGKLELLDLLNCAKQITSRWKPCEVPVSIKHLTELKTLSLKGCKMLQHLPELPSSIHHLTALDCIMLQTVTFSSNIPRLQEEKCINISFHNCIKLDVANCIYWYLKGIRKLAYVCESRRGGKGVVRRSDFFKVCYPDYRVPEWFMHRTKGTSITFEVSSPSSYGFSSLLCVVLPKYSLDYELDIKCRCYLEDGSNMHKYLFGILFLNHIPAEGCSDHVYMAYNYGGIFDVIKLDRLNNKIASSR is encoded by the exons ATGGAGTGCAAGAAAGAATTTGGACGGCTTGTTATACCTGTCTTCTACATCGTTGATCCATCACATGTAGGGTATCAGCTAGGAAGTTACAATGAAGCGTTTAAAAAACACTTGCAGAATAACAAGAAGGCGGAGGTTCAGAAGTGGAGGGAAGCTCTCACTGCAGTAGCAAATTTAGAAGGCTTGGACTCCCGTTCTTATAG GGACGAAATTGAATTCATTCAGAATAttgtaaaagatatttttcagaAGCTGATTAACCATTACCCACCCAATGATAGTAAAAGTCTCGTTGGCATTAGTGAAAATCTTGAAAAGGTAGAATCACTATTAAGTGAATCTGTTAAAGTCAGAATGATTGGAATTTGTGGCATAGGGGGTATAGGAAAAACAACTCTAGCAAGACTTATATTTGAGAAATATTCTTATACGTTTGAAGGCTTCTACTTCTTAGAAAATGTACGGGAAAGATCAAGAAACTATGGACTAACTGAGTTACGTCGTCGACTTTATTTGGAGCTCTTACAGGAaaaattttggcaaaataaCACAGGAAAATCCACTTTTGTTGAGGACAGGGtaagcaaacaaaaaaatttcatagtTCTTGATGACGTGAGTAGTTTACAGCAATTAGATTACCTGGTTCAGAAGCTTCAATGGTGTGGTGCAGGTAGTAAGCTCATTATCACAGCTAGAGACAAAAATATGCTGGTTCCAACAGTTGAAACAATATATGAGATGAAGATATTAGATTCTCATAAATCATTTAAACTATTTAGTTTGAATGCATTCAATGAAGACTATCCACAAATTGGATACGAGGAGCTATCATGGAAAGCGGTTGGCTGTTGCAAAGGCATCCCACTAGCCTTAATAGCATTGGGCTCTTTTCTTCATTCAAAGAGTAAAACTGAATGGCATAGTGCATTGCAAAAGCTTGAGAAGACACTAGATCCAGAAATTCAGAATATTTTAAGATTGA CTATTGGCATGAGATCCCTTCTTGATAGAGCTTTAATAGCTATATCTCATAATTGTGTGCGGATGCATGACTTGATCCAAGAATTAGGTTGGGATATCGTTTGTCAACAATCTAGTGAAAATCCTGAAAATCGTAGCCACTTGTGGGATTCTAATGATATTCGGGATGTTTTGGGAAACAACAAA CTTCCCGTAGGACTAAAGCCATTTCCTTCTAAATTAAGATACTTGGAGTGGGATGCCTACCCTTTGCCATCTCTGCCATTGAATTTTTGTCCTAAGAAGCTTGTTACTCTTTGCATCCGAAACAGTAAACTTAAAAGACTTTGGGATGGGGTTCAG AATCTTGTTAATTTAGAGGAAGTAGATCTAACAGATTCCAAAAAGTTGGTGGAGCTTCCAGATTTCTCCATGGCAGATAATCTCAAAAGTGTACATCTGTCTAGCTGTCGAAGTTTGCGTCATGTCCATCCATCTCTTTTATCACTTGGAAAACTTGAACTTTTAGATCTTCTGAACTGTGCAAAAC AAATTACTTCTAGATGGAAGCCCTGTGAAGTGCCGGTGAGCATCAAGCACCTTACGGAGCTGAAAACACTGTCACTAAAAGGGTGTAAGATGCTTCAACATTTGCCAGAGCTTCCATCATCCATTCATCATTTGACTGCTCTGGACTGCATAATGCTGCAAACTGTGACATTCAGTTCAAATATTCCTAGactacaagaagaaaaatgcaTAAACATCTCGTTTCATAATTGCATAAAGTTGGATGTGGCGAATTGTATTTATTGGTACCTTAAAGGTATAAGGAAACTTGCTTACGTGTGTGAATCCAGAAGAGGAGGAAAAGGAGTAGTTCGGAGAAGTGATTTCTTCAAGGTTTGTTACCCCGACTACAGAGTACCAGAGTGGTTCATGCATCGGACAAAGGGTACTTCCATAACTTTTGAAGTTTCTTCACCTTCCAGTTATGGTTTTAGTTCCCTTCTCTGCGTTGTTCTCCCTAAGTATAGTTTGGATTATGAACTTGATATTAAATGCCGTTGCTACTTGGAAGATGGTAGTAACATGCACAAATATTTATTTggcatattatttttaaatcacaTTCCAGCAGAAGGGTGTTCTGATCATGTTTATATGGCATATAATTATGGAGGCATCTTTGATGTAATCAAGCTGGACAGATTGAATAATAAGATTGCGTCTTCCAGATAA
- the LOC127739606 gene encoding uncharacterized protein LOC127739606, giving the protein MENYDVKFLYSYGGEIHHRPNDKKISYVGGHNKLHYVNRGIDFTAMLAELSAIFHAAGDIHFKYQLSGDDFDALISVTSDSGLNSLMLEYDNLYRDSPKTARMRLFIFPGNGPDSASTQPFPAKLKSKVNGGAVAPLQIMPVKFQDLPPVNNFNTSNRVLDSDPKVNRPVEDSGSSRLNSPLPALQYCFHQLQR; this is encoded by the coding sequence ATGGAGAATTACGACGTGAAGTTTCTCTACAGCTATGGCGGCGAGATCCACCACCGCCCCAACGACAAGAAGATTTCCTACGTCGGCGGCCACAACAAGCTCCACTACGTTAACCGTGGAATCGACTTCACCGCCATGCTCGCTGAACTCTCCGCCATCTTTCACGCCGCCGGTGACATCCATTTCAAGTATCAGCTCTCCGGCGATGACTTCGACGCCCTAATATCCGTCACCAGCGACAGCGGCCTAAACAGCCTGATGCTTGAGTATGATAACCTCTACAGAGATTCCCCTAAAACCGCTCGGATGAGATTATTCATATTCCCTGGTAACGGTCCTGATTCTGCGTCCACCCAACCTTTTCCAGCTAAACTGAAATCCAAAGTCAACGGCGGTGCTGTTGCGCCTCTGCAAATTATGCCGGTGAAGTTCCAAGATCTGCCACCAGTTAACAATTTTAATACCTCAAACCGGGTGTTGGATTCGGATCCAAAAGTGAATCGACCGGTCGAAGATTCCGGTTCTTCCCGTTTGAATAGTCCGTTACCTGCTTTACAGTATTGTTTTCATCAGCTTCAGAGGTGA
- the LOC107465361 gene encoding disease resistance protein RPS6-like, producing MKSLLDRALIAISHNCVRMHDLIQELGWDIVCQQSSGNPENRSHLWDSNDIQDVLGNNKGTDSIESIVFDMSQIADLQLNADTFKKMHKLRFLQLYIPHESDGRLNKLQFPVGLKPFPYKLIYLEWDAYPLPSLPLNFCPKKLVTLRIWNSKLKRLWDGIQNLVNLEEVDLTDSQKLVELPDFSKADNLKSVHLSGCRSLRHVHLSLLSLGKLELLDLLNCAKYGSPVETLPVSIKHLTELKTLSLKGCKMLQHLPELPSSIRHLIALDCIMLQTVTFSSNIPRLQEEKHINISFHNCMKLDVANCIYWYLKDIRKLAYVCESRRGGKGVVRRSDFLKICYPDYRVPEWFMHRTKGTSITFEVSSPSSYGFSSLLCVVLPKYSLDYELDIKCRCYLEDGSNMHKYSFGILFLNHIPAEECSDHVYMAYNYGGIFDVIKLDRLNNKIVSSGQNLKVTFEFFVSSGDTGSKQDDNLLIKECGVYPLNDSNFRTE from the exons ATGAAATCCCTTCTTGATAGAGCTTTAATAGCTATATCTCATAATTGTGTGCGGATGCATGACTTGATCCAAGAATTAGGTTGGGATATCGTTTGTCAACAATCTAGTGGAAATCCTGAAAATCGTAGCCACTTGTGGGATTCTAATGATATTCAGGATGTTTTGGGAAACAACAAA GGAACTGATTCTATTGAAAGCATAGTGTTTGATATGTCTCAAATCGCAGATCTACAGTTGAATGCTGATACATTCAAAAAGATGCATAAGTTAAGATTTCTCCAATTATATATCCCACATGAAAGTGATGGCAGATTAAATAAACTACAGTTTCCCGTAGGACTAAAGCCATTTccttataaattaatatacTTGGAGTGGGATGCGTACCCTTTGCCATCTCTACCATTGAATTTTTGTCCTAAGAAGCTTGTTACTCTTCGCATCTGGAACAGTAAACTTAAAAGACTTTGGGATGGGATTCAG AATCTTGTTAATTTAGAGGAAGTAGATCTAACAGATTCCCAAAAGTTGGTGGAGCTTCCGGATTTCTCCAAGGCAGATAATCTCAAAAGTGTACATCTGTCTGGCTGTCGAAGTTTGCGTCATGTCCATCTATCTCTTTTATCACTTGGAAAACTTGAACTTTTAGATCTTCTGAACTGTGCAAAAT ATGGAAGCCCTGTGGAGACTTTGCCGGTGAGCATCAAGCACCTTACGGAGCTGAAAACACTATCACTAAAAGGGTGTAAGATGCTTCAACATTTGCCAGAGCTTCCATCATCTATTCGTCATTTGATTGCTCTGGACTGCATAATGTTGCAAACTGTGACATTCAGTTCAAATATTCCTAGATTACAagaagaaaaacacataaacatCTCGTTCCATAATTGCATGAAGTTGGATGTGGCGAATTGTATTTATTGGTACCTTAAAGATATAAGGAAACTTGCTTACGTGTGTGAATCCAGAAGAGGTGGAAAAGGAGTAGTTCGGAGAAGTGATTTCTTAAAGATTTGTTACCCCGACTATAGAGTACCAGAGTGGTTCATGCATCGGACAAAGGGTACTTCCATAACTTTTGAAGTTTCTTCACCTTCCAGTTATGGTTTTAGTTCCCTTCTCTGCGTTGTTCTCCCTAAGTATAGTTTGGATTATGAACTTGATATTAAATGCCGTTGCTACTTAGAAGATGGTAGTAACATGCACAAATATTCATTTggaattttatttctaaatcacaTTCCGGCAGAAGAGTGTTCTGATCATGTTTATATGGCATATAATTATGGAGGCATCTTTGATGTAATCAAGCTGGACAGATTGAATAATAAGATTGTGTCTTCCGGGCAAAACCTAAAAGTCACATTTGAATTCTTTGTCAGCAGTGGAGATACTGGAAGTAAACAAGATGATAACTTGTTGATCAAAGAGTGTGGTGTCTATCCACTAAATGACTCCAATTTTAGAACTGAATAG
- the LOC110274983 gene encoding disease resistance protein RUN1-like produces MIGICGIGGIGKTTLARLIFEKYSYMFEGSCFLENVRERSRNYGLTELRRRLYLELLQGKFWQNNTGKSTFVEDRVSKQRNFIVLDDVSSLEQLDYLVQKLQWCGAGSKIIITARDKNVLVPTVETIYEMKILDSHESFKLFSLNAFNEDYPQIGYEELS; encoded by the coding sequence ATGATTGGAATTTGTGGCATAGGGGGTATAGGAAAAACAACTCTAGCAAGACTTATATTTGAGAAATATTCTTATATGTTTGAAGGCTCCTGCTTCTTAGAAAATGTACGGGAAAGATCAAGAAACTATGGACTAACTGAGTTACGTCGTCGACTTTATTTGGAGCTCTTACAGGGaaaattttggcaaaataaCACAGGAAAATCCACTTTTGTTGAGGACAGGGtaagcaaacaaagaaatttcATAGTTCTTGATGACGTGAGTAGTTTAGAGCAATTAGATTACCTGGTTCAGAAGCTTCAATGGTGTGGTGCAGGTAGTAAGATCATTATCACAGCTAGAGACAAAAATGTGCTGGTTCCAACAGTTGAAACAATATATGAGATGAAGATATTAGATTCTCATGAATCATTTAAACTGTTTAGTTTGAATGCATTCAATGAAGACTATCCACAAATTGGATAcgaggagctatcatga
- the LOC107465362 gene encoding disease resistance protein RUN1-like, whose protein sequence is MCLRSGQFEQRGRSTAETKTRRNQDDGRRQKHGWKNEEQTANDVLEYQLGSYSEAFKKYLQNNKKAEVQKWREALTVAANLEGLNSRSYRDEIEFIQNIVKDVFQKLIDHYPPNDSKSLVGISENLEKVESLLSESVEVKMIGICGIGGIGKTTLARLIFEKYSYTFEGSCFLENVRERSRNYGLTELRRRLYLELLQGKFWQNNTGKSTFVEDRVSKQRNFIVLDDVSSLEQLDYLVQKLQWCGAGSKIIITARDKNVLVSTVETIYEMKILDSHESFKLFSLNAFNEDYPQIGYEELSWKAVGCCKGIPLALIALGSFLHSKSKAEWHSALQKLEKTPDPEIQNILRLSYDGIDEEAKQIFLDIACFFKRELVEYVVNLLDSYGLYAAIGMRSLLDRALIAISHNCVRMHDLIQELGWDIVCQQSSENPENRSHLWDSNDIQDVLGNNKGTDSIESIVFDMSQIADL, encoded by the exons atgtgccTTCGTTCTGGGCAGTTTGAGCAGAGGGGCAGAAGCACGGCAGAGACAAAGACTAGGCGCAATCAGGACGATGGACGGCGGCAGAAACACGGTTGGAAAAACGAAGAGCAGACGGCGAACGATGTGCTTGA GTATCAGCTAGGAAGTTACAGTGAAGCGTTTAAAAAATACTTGCAGAATAACAAGAAGGCGGAGGTTCAGAAGTGGAGGGAAGCTCTCACTGTAGCAGCAAATTTAGAAGGCTTGAACTCCCGTTCTTATAG GGACGAAATTGAATTCATTCAGAATATTGTAAAAGATGTTTTTCAAAAGCTGATTGACCATTACCCACCCAATGATAGTAAAAGTCTCGTTGGCATTAGTGAAAATCTTGAAAAGGTAGAATCACTATTAAGTGAATCTGTTGAAGTCAAAATGATTGGAATTTGTGGCATAGGGGGTATAGGAAAAACAACTCTAGCAAGACTTATATTTGAGAAATATTCTTATACGTTTGAAGGCTCCTGCTTCTTAGAAAATGTACGGGAAAGATCAAGAAACTATGGACTAACTGAGTTACGTCGTCGACTTTATTTGGAGCTCTTACAGGGaaaattttggcaaaataaCACAGGAAAATCCACTTTTGTTGAGGACAGGGtaagcaaacaaagaaatttcATAGTTCTTGATGACGTGAGTAGTTTAGAGCAATTAGATTACCTGGTTCAGAAGCTTCAATGGTGTGGTGCAGGAAGTAAGATCATTATCACAGCTAGAGACAAAAATGTGCTGGTTTCAACAGTTGAAACAATATATGAGATGAAGATATTAGATTCTCATGAATCATTTAAACTGTTTAGTTTGAATGCATTCAATGAAGACTATCCACAAATTGGATACGAGGAGCTATCATGGAAAGCGGTTGGCTGTTGCAAAGGCATCCCACTAGCCTTAATAGCATTGGGTTCTTTTCTTCATTCAAAGAGTAAAGCTGAATGGCATAGTGCATTGCAAAAGCTTGAGAAGACACCAGATCCAGAAATTCAGAATATTTTAAGATTGAGTTATGATGGAATAGATGAAGAGGCAAAACAAATTTTTCTAGACATCGCATGTTTTTTTAAGAGAGAGCTTGTAGAATACGTAGTTAATCTGTTAGACAGTTATGGCTTGTATGCAGCTATTGGCATGAGATCCCTTCTTGATAGAGCTTTAATAGCTATATCTCATAATTGTGTGCGGATGCATGACTTGATCCAAGAATTAGGTTGGGATATCGTTTGTCAACAATCTAGTGAAAATCCTGAAAATCGTAGCCACTTGTGGGATTCTAATGATATTCAGGATGTTTTGGGAAACAACAAA GGAACTGATTCTATTGAAAGCATAGTGTTTGATATGTCTCAAATAGCAGATCTATAG